CGAATCGAGACGTCATTCCCAAAGAGGCTTGGAAGTTATTAGTCGAGCCAGCCAGACAAGTCGTCGGCATGAGTAGTCGGCAAATGCAAGCAGCTATTGATACAGCATACTGTGGCACAAGCTTATACAAATCAGCACTCAGCAGAGCTAGAGCTGAGCGGGTTGCCCAAGCTGTTGGCTCCGATCAATTACATAAACTGGCAACGAGTGATGTTTATTGGGATGAGATTACATCTATCATTCCTGATGGCGAAGAAGAAGTATATGATCTAACAGTCGAAGGACTGCACAATTTTGTTGCAAACAACATCATCGTTCATAACAGTATTGAGCAAGATGCGGATATCGTTATGTTCATCTATCGTGACGAATACTACAACCAAGAATCGGACAAACGCGGCGAAGCTGAAATTATCATAGCTAAACAACGTAACGGCCCGACTGGCACGGTAGACCTGCTCTTCCAATCGACAATTACGCGCTTCTTGAACAAAGTGCATAATTCCGGTTACAGCGAAGTCTAGTTAACAGGCACCCAGATGATATCGTGACTCGTATGTCCCAGATGCGACTGCGTGTCAAATGTCAGGCTGTCTAAATCCATAAGACCGAGTGCGTCTGCTGCTTCGCTCGTTACAAAAAGCTTTTTACCATCGGGAGTAAGTTCCAGATTGCCCGGAAATTCCAAGTCCAGCGGCAGACGGACATCGCTTAACTTCTGATTGGTTTTCAAATCAAAAATACTAATGGAGTTATCGCGAGCACAAGCAACGAATAGTCTCTCATTATCACGACTCAAAGCAAGTCCTGTGGGTGCATTGCCTGTTTGCAGCGTCGCCAGAACTTGCTTGGTGCCTAAATCTACGATAGACAACGTATTAGAAAGTCGATTGGTTATATAAACGCGCTTGCTGTCATTACTAATCGCCATCGCAGTAGGCATACCACCGACTTTCACAGTTCCATTAACAGACTGGTTACCGGTCGAAAGTATAGTCAACTGTCCGGAAGCGGCGTTCAAAACCAGCAAGTAATAGCCATTGGGTGTAACAGCTAAACGACCCGGACCAGGCGGTACTTTTGTACGCAGCAAAACCTTCTTGGAAGCAGCTTCAATAATAGCTATGTCGTTAGTGCCACTCTCCGCTACATAAATAAGTTGTCCATTGGGCAGAGTAGCTATGCCTTTAGGAGCACTTTTAGGTTCGAGATCTATTTGACCAACAAATTCCCTCTTGCTGGGATCTAGAATAAGCACACGTGCTTTTGCTTGATCTGAAATATACAGGTGATTGCCGATAGCAACCATTTGCGAAAGCGTTCCTTCCGTTGGAAACTCAGTTAGCTTATTCAACTTATGATCATCAAGGAGGGTGAGAGTGCCCGAGTGAAGCGAATTTACAACGTAGACACCATGATCTGAAATTGGTGTTTTTGCGTGATGGATAGTTACCGGTCCTGATTCAAGCTTTGTCAGTTCAGCCTCATCGACAACCTTAATCTGCAAGTCACCAATAAGCTCCTTGTACTCTTTGGGCAATACAAAATTCTCAGGTACTATCAAGTCAGATGGGAAATTGCCTGTAAAAATGCGTTTGCGAGTTTTTTCAGTCAAACTTGGCGGCAAAACAAAAGTATTTACATGCCCCTTCTTAACAACTTTGAGGTAGCACCAACCATTGGTGTAAACGACCAATTCGGGTTTTGTCTTATCAGGATAAGTAAATTCCTCTTGTGGTTTCGACCACTTAGGAACATTGATGCCGCCAGGTATAACGGGCAACATCAGGTCACCGTTCTTCAACTCAATCGCCCCATCAAGGCGAATTTTGGAACCCGGAAAATCCTGCTCCACCAGCTGTTTGAAATCAGCTGATAGTCTTGTCGCATTCGCCGCATTAGCCAGAATGGCAATTAGGGGAATGGCCGACAACAGAGCAAAAATTCGTCTTTCAAACATCAATCAGGTCTTTATTCCGAACTTCTTTTTTCAGAACCACTGTCTGAATCATCCCTCGTGCGGAAAACATCAGCCAGTTTATCTATTATAGAAGGGTCCTTCTGTTTTTTATTTTTGAAGCTCTTTTGCTTAGGAGCTTCACTCTTTTCTGGCATAGGTGCCTTTTCTTCTTTCTCAAGATTCAATTTGTCACCACGCAGCTCGGCAAGTTGTTCTAAAAGTCGTCTCTCAACTGCAGAAAGCTTAGTCGGTGTTTCTACAATTACATGCACCAACTGATCACCTCTAACGGTTGGGCTATTCAGATTCGGCACGCCGAGTTCCTTCATAACAAGCACCGTGCCTGTTTGAGTTCCGGCAGCTATCTTGAGTGTCTTAGCACCTTCCACACTGGGCACCAGTATTTCACAACCGAGGGCAGCTTGTGAAAAGCTTACCGGCTGGCGCACATGAATTGTTGTACCTTCGCGAATAAAGTCTTGATGTTCCTCTACGCTGACAACAACATAGACATCACCAGGTGGTCCATTACGTTTGCCAAAGTCACCGGCATTTGGTACGCGTAAGCGCAAACCACTATCAATACCAGCTGGAATATTCAATTCAATTTCGCAAGACTTGCGTACTTGTGCTCGGCCCTTGCATCCGGTACAAGGCTTCTCAACGCGCATGCCTTCGCCCTGGCAATTTGGACAGGTAATAATTTGCGTGAACTGTCCCAAAAATGTCGATGTCGCTTGTCTTATTTGACCAACGCCTGCACAAGTAACACATTTAACAGGTGTATGTCCTGCCGCGGCTCCTGTGCCTGAGCAAGCCGTGCAATTTTCCAGGCGCTTTATCGTAATTGTTTTCTTGACGCCAAAAACAGCTTCCAAAAAGTCCAGATGCAGTTCGACTTTTAAATCCGAGCCGCGTTCAACAGTACTCCTTCTGCCGCCGCGAGCGGTGCCGCCAAAAAACTGGCTGAATATTTCGCTCAGGTCGGCAAATGCCCCTAAGTCGACGCCATCAAAGCCACCCATACCGCCGGACAATCCTTCATGTCCATAACGATCATAAAGAGAACGCTTATTATCGTCCGACAAAACTTCGTAAGCAGCAGCAAGCTCCTTGAAGGCAGCTTCGTCCCCACTATCCATGTTGTCCGGATGGAGGTGTCTGGCTTTGTTGCGGAACGCTTTCTTGATTTGATCAGAGCTTGCGTTCTTAGACACGCCGAGAATTTCGTACAGGTCACGATTGGTCATGATAGCCATAGATTACCGCAATTATGTTGAGCTTGTGTCGTCGAGTTTTTCTAAATAGTCATTAACGGCCTGTTCAGAAGATGCATCTGCTTCATCCAGACTGTAAACACCACTGTCTCTCAACTCATCCGAAGGTTCTTCCGAAGACGCATTTTGCTGT
The Candidatus Obscuribacterales bacterium DNA segment above includes these coding regions:
- the dnaJ gene encoding molecular chaperone DnaJ, which gives rise to MTNRDLYEILGVSKNASSDQIKKAFRNKARHLHPDNMDSGDEAAFKELAAAYEVLSDDNKRSLYDRYGHEGLSGGMGGFDGVDLGAFADLSEIFSQFFGGTARGGRRSTVERGSDLKVELHLDFLEAVFGVKKTITIKRLENCTACSGTGAAAGHTPVKCVTCAGVGQIRQATSTFLGQFTQIITCPNCQGEGMRVEKPCTGCKGRAQVRKSCEIELNIPAGIDSGLRLRVPNAGDFGKRNGPPGDVYVVVSVEEHQDFIREGTTIHVRQPVSFSQAALGCEILVPSVEGAKTLKIAAGTQTGTVLVMKELGVPNLNSPTVRGDQLVHVIVETPTKLSAVERRLLEQLAELRGDKLNLEKEEKAPMPEKSEAPKQKSFKNKKQKDPSIIDKLADVFRTRDDSDSGSEKRSSE
- a CDS encoding YncE family protein, which gives rise to MFERRIFALLSAIPLIAILANAANATRLSADFKQLVEQDFPGSKIRLDGAIELKNGDLMLPVIPGGINVPKWSKPQEEFTYPDKTKPELVVYTNGWCYLKVVKKGHVNTFVLPPSLTEKTRKRIFTGNFPSDLIVPENFVLPKEYKELIGDLQIKVVDEAELTKLESGPVTIHHAKTPISDHGVYVVNSLHSGTLTLLDDHKLNKLTEFPTEGTLSQMVAIGNHLYISDQAKARVLILDPSKREFVGQIDLEPKSAPKGIATLPNGQLIYVAESGTNDIAIIEAASKKVLLRTKVPPGPGRLAVTPNGYYLLVLNAASGQLTILSTGNQSVNGTVKVGGMPTAMAISNDSKRVYITNRLSNTLSIVDLGTKQVLATLQTGNAPTGLALSRDNERLFVACARDNSISIFDLKTNQKLSDVRLPLDLEFPGNLELTPDGKKLFVTSEAADALGLMDLDSLTFDTQSHLGHTSHDIIWVPVN